Genomic segment of Sebastes umbrosus isolate fSebUmb1 chromosome 19, fSebUmb1.pri, whole genome shotgun sequence:
ATACAATGAGAAAATGGGACATACAGTATTAAGGATGTTGAAGTAGACCCGGTTACAGAGGATTTAAATGGCATTTTAAAAGGTGACAATATTTCTCTACCAGCCTGTCAGCTCGCTCAGCCTCGAGTCAATTCTCAACGCATTCGTTTGCAGATACTTTCACTCCTTTGACATTTGACTCTTCTTCCTTCTCTGTCTCGATCAAAACCTCTTCGAGCTTTTAATAAGACAACTAAACCTCATTCTTAAGTCCAGGAATCAGTTCTGATGGTGAAACGGCATAAGCGGATCGGTACAGTACAACACAGCAGTCGGTGGTGTGAAGTCTGTTTGTGGTAATTAAAGTATTCACAGTTCAGCTTTTTCCTAAACAATCCAGGAATCTGCCGTTTACCTTCCGGCTTTGTCACTTTTAAAGGAGCATAATAAATGTCAAAACATCAAGCTTGACAAAATTGGATCTTTGAATAGCTTATTTTTTGGTATTTGCTTCACTAAACTATAAAGTTTCACCACTTCACCTTTCTCACAACAAACGTGGCATCACATAAAAGCCAGAGAAATGCAATTTAGATTttgtaccatttttttttttttactctcacCGGCGGTACACGAGGACGTTTGGCAGTTAAAGGACGAAAATTAGGAAAAAAGGCATGCACTTCTGTTTAAAAGGGTTGTTTATGTACTTACTGATGTCATTATCTTTCATCTTCTGACTGTGGCCTTCAATATTTGCTTTTATTGAGCTTCAGTAGAAAATACGTTATATTTAAATGGCACAGTGACATTTCCTCTGATGTCCTTTTTATTAGACTTACATCAAATTAATGTCTTTTTctcctttaaatgtttaaattaggTCTTAATATAGAGGTTAAATGATTTATGGTTGACCGTACCGTGCTAAGCAGTGTAGTTTTTAATCAGAATTATGGTTGGGGTTTGatggcattttttatttattattatattatatattattaattttttatattacaaCATTTGCAAGTAATTTAAGTTATAAACAGCTAAAACTCCTAATTAATGTAGACGACCTGAAAAAGAGACGGGCAGAAGATATGAAATATTGATTAAATGTACGTGACACTGTTTTAACAGGTGAAGCCTTCGTACTTTTATTTCTCATGACTTGATCAAAGTGCTGGAGGTCCTGAGTTGGAGATATTTAATGGATAAGAAACTTAAATATTGATAAGAAATGCATGAAAGTTTAAACAGGAGATTCTCCTCAAACTGATGTGATCAGATAGATAATTAATCTAAAGTACTTCTTGTTGAACTACATAAATAAGAGTAATATTTCTTCTCCTCACAAACAATCTTTGGCTGGacaaatcatgcataaataaataaatgcataaatacataataaaatacacaaatttaaaatagatataaaataaataaaaataaaaaaaaataaaaaaaataatcaaataaatgcacaaataaattataaaataaattaattgatttaaaaaataataaaaaataaataaacaaataaataaaagggaaaattaaacagaagagtaaataaatgagggaattaatacaaaggtgaataaatatataaataagcaaattaaaacagaaatatcaatttatgtcacattttatcaattaattcatggctacatttatttttaatgttatttctgatttaatgacatatttatttacttatcaagtcatttatttatttattgatttattttgccaagttgctggtgtacaatttattattttaataataaataacagttcaCCAATTTCATGTTATgttttctatgtatttatttggtacattttgttttacaaagatagaaaaacaatgtttaagtccagcgtgatgttgccttacacataaaagaatgatcccagtcacttccacacagtgaggccgTTAAGGCTGATGCAAGTAGTTTTCATAAGAAAAAATACTGTTGCAAAACAACACActtttctttgtactttttATTGTGCTTCATACAAAATTCCCTGAATCAGCAGAACTTCAGTCAGAGTTGAATATTTACAGCAAATGATGAGAGAAAAGAGcagaaatgtattcatattttctaaatatttatttcatttaatgagttattaaatgtttattatgCACCTTACCTAAAACCTAAATAAAACCAACCCCTCCCCCATCGTCATGGCGGTGAGCAGGGAAGGAAAGAACCTGCGCATGAAGGACCTCTCTCTCCGTGGTGCCATCAGGTGATCTTTGACAGAGGAGGCAATACAGTCTCCAAGTGCTGGTTTGTCCGATTTCAAGGACACCAGCAGCCATGCTGCATTGCCCCACTTCTTACAAAGGTCCCGGCAAATGGTCTTTTCGAGGTCTCCGAATGTTTCTGGGCCGCATTCAAAGTCTACACCCTCGACTTCGGCCAACGTTCTCTCAAGAAGGCGCTGGATGATGTCCTGGACGTTTGAAATGGTCCAGGTAACTTTTGCCTTCTTGAAGATCCTCATAACCAGCGTCTCCAAGAACGTCTCAACGCagattctgtttttttctttcctcgcTGCACGTGGAGAGTCATCACGACTCTTCATCACACATACTGGGCCAGGCTGTGCAGGAATTGCCAAAGGTTGGGACTCAGTGCCCTGTATAACGTCTCTCATCTTGTCAGCGAGGTCACCGGCCTTAAAGATCTGCCACCATCTGGTCAGTGACAGGAAACCGAAGACCTTCCTCTGCAAGTCAGCAAGCATGCCAGCATGTTTTACCGGCTCTTGGATTGAAGCCGGGAGGATCTCTGGCCCATCTACGATGTGTCTGTAGAGGAGATCACTCAAGAGCTTTGTGAACTCCAAGACTCGATCACTGGGAATGTCCGTGTGTGGATCAACAAGTCCCAGAAGATCACGGTTGTCTTTTAACAGATGGTTAATCTTCTTCGTAAGAGACTTCGCTGACTCCCTGCTGTGAACTTCAGAGTCCCGGTGGAATCGGTTCATCATTTGTGCCACGATACGATGGATGCACGCTCTGGCAAAGCGGTCATCAGCGTCTGAGGGTTCTGGTTCCGTGTCCGATTCTTCGGAGGTGGTCCTCTGTTTGCGTGGTCGAGGTGAGAACACAGACTTCATCTTCCCGATGAACACCTTGCACATTTTACAGGCGTGCAGAATCATGTCGTTGAGTCTGCTGGGAGGAGTGAGGCGCTGAATTATGCCCTCGGGACTGGAGAGGGCACTTTGGACGCTCTCCGAAACATCTTGAGCGATCAACTGTGTCAAGATTTTGGAGCTGGGACACTGAACTGCGTCATCAACGCCCAGAGCTTCGGCAAAACCCTGAGAGATCACGTCGCCCAGATCGATTTTGGCACCGTCCTCCATCCACTGTCTGTTGACGGTGTCCAAACCAATCAAGAAGGCTTTCGTCATGGCCGCTATGATTTCCAACAGCAGCTCTGCCATCATGGTTGTGGTGCTGTCATCGGGTTTGCATGACTTCAACAGTCCCCACTGTTCCTCTGTCATCCCTTTAAAAAAGGAGAGGATCAGTTGGGAAACAGCGTGACGGACGTTGAACTCAGGCATGGCTCCTGTCTGGGAAGTTCCTGATGATTCCATGTTGAGTTATGGTCAATTATCTCCGATGCCTTGTGGTGAAGTTTGGAGTGAAATTCACTGCTTGTCTCTCAGTGTCTCAGTAGATGTGACTCAGGTACAACTAAACTTCTACAATTCTGGGATTCTGGGATTCTCTCCTGAATGTCACTGCTTTATAAAGTCACCACTCCTTCAATACATCACAGTGTTCTACCTGGTGATGTCACGatgcagtgatgatgtcaccactgctATGATGTCCCCCCCCTTCCCCCCAAacacgtgcacactacacacacgtgcacactacacacacactttacacttcattaaaaaaaaaaacactttaaaagattatagttaattaaacttactTACTAGTTAtttcactgttaacaaacaataaaatgatgattaataatttgtactaattattagtaaagctataatttctgttatttcatcagtagtttgtgtaatatgaaataattactattactactattacttatattacattagcaaagtatttattatcagtttattgttgcacatattattattataacattttatatactatattaggTATTggttagtgattaccaaatggtttttaaacttttaagaaatcatttgtaaaacatctataaacttTACATAGACAGAAGGATCAAAAGcaaattattaaccattgacaaaagTATTaattatctatctaaataatgtttatagatgctttacaaagtatttattaaccatttaacaaagtattataatcatcagttgcaactaatagtcatccaaataatgtttatagaagGTTTAATAGTGCATGGACGGATTAGTTTGCTTTCTGCGGCGAGACAtaagcaaacaacaaaaaaggtaATTGAAAGTGTTTCCAGAACAAACACACTGGAAGCTTCCAGACAAATCTCCTCAATGTCCCGCCTCTCGTTTGCACCTGGGTCCTCTCTGCATTGGACTTAAAAGgaatatttgtaactttcagaagtgcttcttaacagcgacacctgtggccgtgaagtcaatgaaagtcagcatcgggctcgtgattgctcgctctaaatagacatgaacaagcatcgcccaaaacagtgaggcgacacacgtcagctaaaaccacaatatcactctatatttcagctgcttggcagtaatgttagctgaccagacgaaggtctctccatgaatcaatgctgatcctagtgttggatttcttgcctcagcgcaggctgaggcagcggggctctgcagcgtgtctcctctgctctctccgcccgcagccggagtgagcagggagacaccggcacccggtcggtaatgaGACAATAAagtaactcgctgcggagccctgtcacttcacaagacacgggaaacctctgttggtctggaggagctgcagcatttatttctgcacaaatgtccactgtacattcactagctATTCTCAGAgcaactaactcttctgcagtgtggagtgagcgcgcgttcacgtctagaggtggagcgagtacgcgagaacgcgcgcccggtctgagtgaaggcaggcaggcagaggaggagagagtacagccacacgcgagcgcgcatatgagagcgcgcatgtgtcccgacccggtacatttatacgcttacaaagttacaaacagtccctttaataggcGGTGTTACCTTTATTATGAGGCTCAAATACATTTTGCGGCTCCggacagatttgttttatttattttatgtctcttttgatagtaaaggttgctgacccgtGGTCTAATGTGTCGCCTGACCTCATAAAAATACAGGTGCAACCAAGACTGACAAATAAGGAGAcggaaacaaagaaataaatacactttaaaaaaaaagaagtggagcagcactccagtcttttcttcAAATAAAAGCTCCATTATTCCTCCGGAGATCACTCAGGTGTGGCTGTGCATACGTTCTGCTGCCGCTGccgctgctgtcacacacaataattattaatgacaCCGGTCCCACGGGGCAATTAATTTTCAGAGTTAGTACACCTCCCTTTCTGCTCTCTGCCTCCGTGTTTCCTATATGTGCTCTGCTCCCTGCTCCTTTTATTCTTTCATTACCGCTCCGGGCTCATCAGTAAGCATGGCCCACTTTAGGCTCAATTTAGACGAGCTGCTTCTATATGAGCCAGCCGCTGAATTGTGATGTCACGCCCATTGTCTGCCAATTACAATTCAATTTAGCAGAAGAAACGCTCTGGAATGTGATTACAGACGATAgatggatggtgtgtgtgtgtgtgtgtgtgtgtgtgtgtgtgtgtgtgtgtgtgtgtgtgtgtgagagcagaaAGTGGCAGTGAGCTCTCGTTGTGAGAAGAGATTTGTGATGTTTTCCACCTTTCACTCAGCACTTTCATATTCTCCcacttctccctcctcctcttcctcctcctcccagttcTCCGGAGACTTTTCCACAGTCACTTGGCTTAGCTTTTTCAGACAGCGTGACATTTGCACCTCCCCACTGCCTCGCTAAGCCGAAGcaatgaatacacacacacacgactagCAGCAGGACTACAGAGGAGAGTCTGATAATACATACTGGAAGCCTGTTTCATGTTTTCTGTAGCTTTTTATCTGCATTATTTATAGCAAACATTCCTCCTCTACATACCGACTCTGTCGCTTTGCTCACCGGTTAACAGTACAGATGTACACAAACTACAAAGActtcaacccggtctcacgggaagacgtataaataccacaacatcaCACAGACGTTCTGTGTGTCATGAGTACACATGTTAGCCTTTCCACGTGTCATGTACACCACGTCAACGTCTGCAGTTTAGGCAAGGAAAAACACTTAGTGAGGTTAGAGCTGAAGTAggcgtgacagtagtacatgacacaggtaacctgacaaaaatcatgtccctctgtgtcctccggtgctcctaacggcatctgcaagatttcacagaccggaggaaaacaagcagtaagagctgatctgaggtctgctgtccatctgccgtctatgagagccggctgtcaatcactcgcgaactccgaccaaacggtcaaactaggcagcgctgatcaaatattaatcaatattctgttacgttaatgcctattttaaaataataataaagttgataaagtttgtgacgccgccgccattgtaagatctgttgaaggaacgccaagtaccagacacatgaccggagcacagccaataggaacgctctctcaatgaaatgacctgtgattggtcaaagtctcccgtcacgggctagatgttctaaagcctgaaaacagagccatgaggaggagcagaagtctagttatctctcagaacacttgaattacaatatgctgaaaggttattatggaatttctgcccaatgatgccaaatatatactgcctactgccactttaaaaggGTAAAGGTAATATTTGAAAGGTTAAAAATGGGATTTGAAAGTTTAAAACTAAGGTTTTAAAAGACCTCAGTCcaaagttacaaatgtcacaTTACAAGATATTCTACTTTCTAAAGTTTTCCATCCTCACAAGTCCTGTTTTCAAAGCGTTCAGATACCTGAAACTACAGTACAGAAtacaccaacccaacatcagtaacaataaaaccaaacatgttttcaaaatgttttttcggAGGTTCAAAGACCAACTTATTATGGATGGAGGGCCAATACTAAAAAATATACAAGTACCACAGTCACATGTGTGTACATGCAAGCACACACCTGCACACCAACACAGTGAAATAGTGTCCCAGCACAGTTGGGTCAGCTCCACTGAGACCTGAGGCAGGTATGATCGCCTCCCTATAAATAGGTCCAGCTACCAAACAtgtgcaagcacacacacacacacacacacacacacacgtacacactctTTCTGTTATTCCCATCATGGCACAGACCAGTTATTTCTCCCCCTTTAACAGTGACTTTCTCCTCTCACTCCATCAGGTAACGGAGACCTTGACTGGAGGCCAGTCTCCAGTACTTCTCTGTGATCAGACGTGAACATGTGTCCTCACTCTACTCTATTCTCTGTATTCAGTTCAGTAGAAATAGTCCTGTCTTTGCCAGACAAAAACAGAAGTACAGACAGACTGAGGAGAGGTGAATTAGAGGTAGATGGAAACTCATGCATCaacctgtgtgtgtggaaaCGGGGACAAGACGGTAGACTGAAGCAAGAGAGAGTATACAAAGTCAATGATGAGATAGGTAAATAGATGCTCTGGGGTGTCAGCAACTGAAGCAAAGAGGTGTCCATgcacaacccggtctcacaggaaggcgtataaataccaccacattacacagacattctgcgtgtcatgagtacacatttttgccttttcgcgtgtcatttgtacgccacgcaaacgtgggtttaggcaagaaaaccacttagttaggttaaggggaaacgtcatggttgggcttaaaataaatacgtaaactaGGTAAAACATGTACGGacacaacgtaacacaactacagaaaacacgccacaaatgtcaataaaacaCTTGACAATCGTCGCACCGTAAACGCCACTAACGTTACTTCAACAGCGGTCTTGGACACGGGTCCATaggtggtctttctcgctttttatactacgtcactaactcttaccgtagcatttatacacggatgcgtttacattgcagtcagtacaggatacatgaaTGACAAATGACATGCGGATATCAAGAAAGGTTCACTTactgcacgctaaacgccttgcgcattatcgtggcatttatacgtcTTTTCATGCGAACGGACTGAACATTCATGATGAACATATTTCAACCTAAGCGAAGAATTTGTGATCATCACAGAGCTTTATGACTACgctgcagagaggagaagagaagtaGAGACACTGGAGGAagataacagaaaaaaatggacTTCCTGTTGATGTCCATTATAGTCTGAcaagtgtgttccaatccacgtacttccagaagtacacttcaatgtagtgcaccttgtgcactctgtactcacttgagtagtgcgtaaatttcagcggggtagggtcgtctcaaatcgaatactctgcggcgcactgaccagaaatgacgatcgcaacatttcaccgcggctcgctacccgccaaaatatcttctgaaaaaaatgaaagcagagtggaaactacgtttccaacgtcgtcacCTACGCCTAccatgtgtcctcctgttgtctgaaaatgcaccggtatgtttccgtattgttttattctgttatctatgtatgtttgaatagtggtcgtggctccgccccttccgctacgtagccaagatggcgacagttgagtgtggaaagtgtccagcgttccacactcaacgatctgaccgttttgagtacaacatccgggtactttgactgcactgcattttgccgtacttcccagtgtgaacgcacttatgcactcaaagtagtaagtgtaagtacagaagtacgcggattggaacacactttTAGACTCGGGTCCAGTAACATCCCTGAagtctccgctggttgcctagcaactggTCCCAACTAATATCTACAAGTGGATTAAATGAacaaaaattggaaaaataacTATCAGGTTGACAAATACCATAATTTCCCTTAAAGATAATCACCCACAAACATGAATAATAGAGTGGGAGTACATACACAGCCTAacaatatgtacacacacacacacacacacacacacacacacagagcgaacTGGGCAGCAGGTTGTGTTGAGTGTTGCACCGACAAAATAATGACGGCAGCTTATCTTTCATTCCAGTgccacatttaaataaaacatttaaaaggtgttctctctctctctctctctctcttcctcccagaTGGTTCAATCCCATTTGTTTCCTCAtaaagcacacacatatatctacacacacacacacatattcggAGCATACAAGCATTTCCCACCTGATGCTGTTTAGGGACACGAGGCTCTGCCAACATTACAGGTAAAAGAGCCACATTTATTCACTGTGGCAGGTACACCACGATTAGTGGGCAAAGAAATATGCGACCAAATGATCACAAATAACtacatgactttaaaaaaaatatacacgaCTGTTCAAACGTTATGAATCATgctgtatttttcttctttccttcaataataacaattttaacagagatgaaaacagaataattcagacaccaaatgttttattaacATGTGAAATccccaaaagaagaagaatgaaatgATTCAAACTTCCGTTTAGTCGACATCCCCACAGTGTTGCATGATGGGAGAATACTTAATCATTACTGAATCacacaacgtatcctcatacaacggttcaagTGATATCTTACAaacgtccagcaacacgtgtcaatttacgctcgttacatgcatacaggcttttcaaaataaacttctgtcttcacaggaaactacttctttaggtttaagcaaaactacttagttatgctgttcacaccaagagcgaagcaaaTTATCGCTTTTCTTTCTTGCCATTTCCGCAATCAaatgtctgggttcataacgtcacccggcggcgagctgcaTTCACCTACAgcgccattgcactgactgtatctagcaagccacacgtcacTGCTGCATTATGAagccaaaataaacagattgtgttGTGATGTAATTGGAATAAACGGATCAGAAAGATGCCGATATAACTccattatgatgttgatttgtaaaaagtctgaatacatactttgtcaagtctgtctgcaagacgacaagcaaacaacttttctgaatggagtttggatggatcagcgccaggctatgcagctgctccatcaacactcaacataaagtcataaatacggcagcgaggttgttgtttctaccacagacagtctgtggtttctacacagagtctggtccggtctctgtacagatatgatgttCTATCGttgctctgggtgaccacagacacatacaagattTATTTATCCTGCATTTCTGATTCTACAACCACAACGGCTCAACAAATGTTGAattagttatttttcttttggccGTCTGCAGTCTACTCAGTCAGATTGAAGAGATTTAAACTGGGATGTGTCAGGTCATAGTATGTTCAGATGATATTCCAGTAGTGCTAaccctagaccaggggtcagcaacctgcggctccggagccacatgcggctctttagctcctctccagtggctccctgtggatttataaaaatggaaatgaataactgttttttatttacattttaattgttatttatcattgttgtaggtctatgttacgacggagtattagggacacattgagggaaaaaaatacaagataaagtcataatataataaagtagtaattttacgtgttattttcttttttgtcgtaaagttctgactatattctcttaatattacgactttttttctcgtaatattatgactttattctcgtaatattacgactttttttctcgtaatattacgactttatttctaataaagttaagactttattctcgtaatattacgactttttttctcgtaatattacgactttttttctcgtgaagttatgactttattctcgtaatattatgattttattctcgtaatctcagatgtttttttccctcaatgtggccctaatactccgtagtacattgtctctttggtcctcactgcattagacttatatactatatacttcgactataaactgtgttaccttcatcacaatgcttaaatgttttgcggcttcagacagattttttcttttttattttgcctaaaatgtctcttttgatagtaaaggttgctgacccctgaactaGACTAACCTTCTATTTCTATTGTGAAGTGTGAAGAAGAGCTTTGCTAAAGCAACACGTTGCAGCTGTTAATTCCAGCTTGTTCTAAGCTGCATTATTGTGACgttgacactgaaacaggaagctgttcCTGGTTAAATCTGCACACATGTTGATGCTCAGCTTCCAGTTTCGTTCACCAATGACTGCTGATTTATTCTGATTCAATTGGTGCTCAGAGGgatctttgtctctttcagtTGTCCGTCTGGTTGAACCATCGGACGGCGTTTTGTTCTCCGTGTACTAAACTAAATAACATCTATtagtaaagaggactttctacaagCTCAAGCATGACAATTGAAACATATTCCAACCTTTTGTGGTGGGAGATTACAAACCTTTGAATggtagtgtatatatataaaaaagctgCAGCACAGAAGAATGTGAAAGCCCTGAGAGGAGCCACTTTGGCACAGCTGAAGAGAGTTTAGAGGAAAAAGCCCAGTGGACgcacattttaaacacattcACAGATAAAGTGAGTCATTGTGGATAGATGAAGTGAGAGCGGGCTGATGTTGCTGCACATCTGTTCTGGTTCAGTggctgtacagtacagtagaagagctacagagagagactgtgtgGTAGTAGTGGGGTtacagatgaaaacacagaatgtagtagtagcagtagtagtagtagtggtggtgtaGGTTATGTGACAGCCCTCCTCTTGTCTATCTTCTGCTTACATGAAAGTAAAACAGTTTCATTCGTGCTCCTCCTCTCCGGAGAGCGGTGTAAAGACGGAGGGAGGAGCAGCTGAAACGAGAAGAGGAAAGACGGGGAATAACATCATCCTTGGGACAGATAAGGGTTCA
This window contains:
- the LOC119478162 gene encoding uncharacterized protein LOC119478162, encoding MESSGTSQTGAMPEFNVRHAVSQLILSFFKGMTEEQWGLLKSCKPDDSTTTMMAELLLEIIAAMTKAFLIGLDTVNRQWMEDGAKIDLGDVISQGFAEALGVDDAVQCPSSKILTQLIAQDVSESVQSALSSPEGIIQRLTPPSRLNDMILHACKMCKVFIGKMKSVFSPRPRKQRTTSEESDTEPEPSDADDRFARACIHRIVAQMMNRFHRDSEVHSRESAKSLTKKINHLLKDNRDLLGLVDPHTDIPSDRVLEFTKLLSDLLYRHIVDGPEILPASIQEPVKHAGMLADLQRKVFGFLSLTRWWQIFKAGDLADKMRDVIQGTESQPLAIPAQPGPVCVMKSRDDSPRAARKEKNRICVETFLETLVMRIFKKAKVTWTISNVQDIIQRLLERTLAEVEGVDFECGPETFGDLEKTICRDLCKKWGNAAWLLVSLKSDKPALGDCIASSVKDHLMAPRRERSFMRRFFPSLLTAMTMGEGLVLFSSADSGNFV